A single genomic interval of Hemibagrus wyckioides isolate EC202008001 linkage group LG13, SWU_Hwy_1.0, whole genome shotgun sequence harbors:
- the scn4aa gene encoding sodium channel protein type 4 subunit alpha A, with product MAKMVPTRCTDAFRRFTPESLAEIERLIEEQRVRKEEEGVDPETGPTAPSSDLEAGKSLPMIYGDPPEELLNTPLEDIDPFYKTQKTFIIISKGNTIYRFNAESSCYFISPFNLVRRAAIRILIHSYPWLFSMFIMITILSNCVFMTMSNPPAWSKIVEYVFTGIYTFEATIKVVSRGFCIGSFTFLRDPWNWLDFMVISMAYITEFVDLGNVSALRTFRVLRALKTITVIPGLKTIVGALIQSVKKMVDVMILTNFALAVFALIGLQLFMGNLRHKCIRWPISNSTMDGYNSTLMDDFNTTFDFTAYTENEDNQYFLEGSLDALLCGNSSDAGKCPEGFTCMKAGRNPNYGYTSFDTFGWAFLALFRLMTQDYWENLFQLTLRAAGKTYMLFFVVVIFLGSFYLINLILAVVAMAYDEQNQATIAEAREKEEEFQRMLEQIKNEEQQLQAGSMASLGSQRTQSKGSEIGADDGDDVIKDCNGRIIPRLVIHRAPTIVKSASDNEQSADNKSTCSKHSVMRLENPGLSQRTASAMSVRSTTREELEEAQRPCPPGWYKFADIFLKWDCCEPWMIFKKWVHFIVMDPFVDLGITICIVLNTLFMAMEHYPMSAQFEHVLTVGNLVFTGIFTAEMVFKLIAMDPYYYFQVGWNIFDSIIVTLSLVELGLANVQGLSVLRSFRLLRVFKLAKSWPTLNMLIKIIGNSVGALGNLTLVLAIIVFIFAVVGMQLFGKSYKDCVCKIAEDCTLPRWHMNDFFHSFLIVFRILCGEWIETMWDCMEVAGAGMCLVVFLMVMVIGNLVVLNLFLALLLSSFSGDNLSASDEDGEMNNLQIAIGRITRGIDWVKSFIIRIVLHRKPPEADARGAECEDTDKKESFSLNNLDEGKMADGLTNCLDALTLNVPIAKAESDDEDDESQDSSEEDDANKKKGALNDGDSSVCSTVDYKPPSPPPEEEEEEEPEPDDPEACFTENCVSRFPCLTLDITQGRGKSWWNLRRTCFTIVEHDYFETFIIFMILLSSGALAFEDIYIERRRVIKIILEYADKVFTYIFVIEMLLKWVAYGFKTYFTNAWCWLDFLIVDVSLISLTANLLGYSELGPIKSLRTLRALRPLRALSRFEGMRVVVNALVGAIPSIMNVLLVCLIFWLIFSIMGVNLFAGKFYRCINTTTEELLPLEIVNNKSDCIALMDTNETRWVNVKVNYDNVGFGYLSLLQVATFKGWMDIMYAAVDSREVEEQPSYEINIYMYLYFVIFIIFGSFFTLNLFIGVIIDNFNQQKQKLGGEDLFMTEEQKKYYNAMKKLGSKKPVKPIPRPANMIQGMVFDLISQQFFDIFIMVLICLNMVTMMVETDDQSAEKEYVLYQINLIFIVVFTGECILKMIALRQYFFTVGWNVFDFIVVILSIAGLMLSDIIEKYFVSPTLFRVIRLARIGRVLRLIKGAKGIRTLLFALMMSLPALFNIGLLLFLIMFIFSIFGMSNFAYVKKEAGVDDIFNFETFGNSILCLFEITTSAGWDGLLLPMLNSGPPDCDPNIENPGTLVRGNCGNPGMGIMFFCSYIIMSFLVVVNMYIAIILENFNVAQEESSDLLCEEDFEMFNETWERFDIEGTQFLDYDHVFAFVDALQEPLRIHKPNKITLVNMDLPVVIGDKIHCLDILLAVTQHVLGDTTEMAAMRVSIEEKFKMNNPSPASFEPIVTTLRRKEEERAAIRIQQSYRKHLLKRSIRHASFLHRSKNRNVRRQEDEEAPETEGLIARKMNALYGSNAELAMALELKSRPMPVKPTSSSLIVPVNYQRAQGRQRVVPVEVTSEVVLRSAPTFMQNSSRPEVAAAKESTI from the exons ATGGCGAAGATGGTCCCTACCAGATGCACCGACGCGTTCCGTCGCTTTACTCCGGAATCGCTGGCGGAGATTGAGAGGCTCATTGAAGAGCAGAGAGtcaggaaggaagaagaaggtGTGGATCCAGAGACAGGGCCAACAGCACCTAGCAGTGACCTGGAGGCGGGGAAGTCTCTGCCCATGATCTACGGAGATCCACCGGAGGAGCTGCTCAACACACCTTTAGAAGATATAGACCCCTTCTACAAAACACAGAAA ACGTTTATTATAATCAGCAAAGGCAACACAATCTACAGGTTTAATGCAGAATCATCCTGTTACTTTATCAGCCCTTTTAACCTTGTAAGAAGAGCGGCTATTAGAATTCTTATACATTCATATCCTTG GTTATTTAGCATGTTCATCATGATTACTATTCTGTCcaactgtgtgtttatgacgATGAGCAACCCTCCCGCCTGGAGTAAAATTGTGGA gTATGTCTTTACTGGTATATATACCTTTGAGGCAACAATTAAAGTGGTGTCCCGAGGCTTCTGTATTGGATCTTTTACATTCCTTCGTGATCCATGGAATTGGCTGGATTTCATGGTGATCAGCATGGC GTACATCACAGAGTTTGTTGACCTTGGCAACGTGTCAGCGCTTCGGACGTTCCGTGTGCTCAGAGCTCTTAAAACTATCACTGTTATTcctg GCTTGAAGACCATTGTTGgagctctgatccagtctgtCAAGAAGATGGTGGATGTGATGATTCTGACCAACTTTGCCCTGGCTGTGTTTGCCCTCATCGGCCTGCAGCTCTTCATGGGGAACCTGCGCCACAAGTGTATACGTTGGCCCATTTCGAACAGCACAATGGACGGCTACAACTCTACCCTGATGGATGACTTCAACACCACTTTTGACTTCACAGCCTATACTGAAAACGAAG ACAACCAGTACTTTCTGGAGGGCAGCTTAGATGCTTTACTATGTGGCAACAGCTCTGATGCTGG AAAGTGTCCAGAAGGATTTACATGTATGAAGGCTGGAAGGAACCCGAATTACGGCTACACCAGCTTCGACACTTTCGGCTGGGCTTTCCTTGCTCTTTTTAGGCTCATGACTCAGGACTACTGGGAGAACCTATTTCAACTG ACTCTCCGTGCAGCTGGGAAAACctacatgcttttttttgtggTGGTCATATTTCTGGGATCATTCTACCTCATCAACCTCATTCTGGCTGTAGTTGCCATGGCATATGATGAACAGAACCAGGCCACGATTGCTGAGGCCcgggaaaaagaggaagaatttCAGAGAATGCTGGAGCAGATCAAGAATGAAGAGCAACAG tTGCAAGCCGGTAGCATGGCATCGTTGGGCAGTCAGAGAACTCAGAGCAAAGGGTCAGAAATAGGGGCAGATGATGGGGACGATGTAATAAAGGACTGTAATGGCAGGATTATTCCCCGTCTGGTGATCCACAGAGCTCCGACTATAGTAAAG TCAGCATCAGACAATGAGCAAAGTGCAGACAATAAGTCAACGTGCTCCAAGCATAGCGTGATGCGCCTGGAAAATCCTGGACTCTCTCAGAGAACAGCCAGCGCCATGAGCGTACGCAGCACAACGAGGGAAG AGTTGGAGGAAGCCCAGAGACCCTGTCCTCCAGGCTGGTATAAGTTTGCTGACATCTTTTTGAAGTGGGATTGTTGTGAACCCTGGATGATCTTCAAGAAATGGGTCCATTTTATAGTGATGGATCCTTTCGTGGATCTCGGAATTACGATTTGCATCGTACTCAATACGCTGTTCATGGCTATGGAGCACTATCCCATGAGTGCCCAATTTGAACACGTGCTCACTGTTGGCAACTTG GTGTTCACAGGTATTTTCACTGCGGAAATGGTGTTCAAGCTCATTGCCATGGACCCTTACTACTACTTCCAGGTGGGCTGGAACATATTCGACAGCATCATCGTCACTCTTAGCCTGGTGGAGTTAGGCCTGGCCAATGTGCAGGGTCTGTCGGTCCTCAGGTCCTTCCGTCTG CTGCGAGTCTTTAAGCTGGCTAAATCCTGGCCCACACTCAACATGCTGATCAAAATCATTGGGAACTCAGTGGGTGCTCTGGGGAACCTGACTCTGGTGCTGGCCATCATTGTCTTCATCTTTGCTGTGGTAGGCATGCAGCTCTTTGGTAAGAGCTACAAGGACTGTGTGTGTAAGATCGCAGAGGACTGCACACTGCCCCGCTGGCACATGAACGATTTTTTCCATTCGTTCCTCATTGTCTTCCGCATCCTGTGTGGCGAATGGATTGAAACCATGTGGGACTGCATGGAGGTAGCCGGAGCAGGCATGTGCCTCGTGGTGTTCCTCATGGTCATGGTGATCGGTAACCTAGTG GTGCTGAACCTGTTCCTTGCCTTGCTGCTCAGCTCGTTCAGTGGAGATAATCTTTCAGCAAGTGACGAAGACGGCGAGATGAACAATCTCCAGATTGCGATCGGACGCATCACCAGAGGCATCGACTGGGTCAAATCTTTCATCATCCGCATTGTACTGCACAGGAAACCTCCCGAGGCTGACGCGAGAGGAGCGGAATGTGAGGATACAGACAAAAAGGAAAGTTTTTCATTAAACAACCTCGACGAAGGGAAGATGGCGGACGGCTTGACCAACTGTCTGGACGCTCTCACTCTGAATGTACCGATTGCCAAAGCTGagtctgatgatgaagatgacgagTCACAGGATTCGTCAGAAGAAGACGACGCAAACAAAAAGAAg GGTGCTCTCAATGATGGAGACTCGTCAGTGTGTAGCACAGTGGACTACAaacctccatcacctccacctgaggaagaggaggaagaggaaccaGAGCCTGATGATCCAGAAGCCTGTTTTACTGAAA ACTGTGTAAGCCGATTTCCATGTCTGACTTTGGACATCACTCAGGGAAGGGGAAAGAGTTGGTGGAACCTGCGCAGAACTTGCTTCACCATCGTGGAACATGATTACTTTGAaaccttcatcatcttcatgatTCTGCTCAGTAGTGGTGCACTG gCCTTTGAGGACATTTACATTGAGCGTCGCAGGGTGATTAAGATCATCTTGGAGTATGCAGACAAGGTCTTCACATACATTTTTGTAATAGAGATGTTACTGAAATGGGTTGCATATGGTTTCAAGACTTACTTCACCAATGCCTGGTGCTGGCTGGACTTTCTAATCGTTGAT GTGTCGCTTATCAGTTTAACAGCAAATTTGTTGGGCTATTCAGAGCTAGGGCCAATAAAGTCTCTCCGAACTCTTAGGGCTCTTCGACCTTTACGTGCCTTGTCCAGATTTGAAGGAATGAGG GTGGTGGTCAACGCACTGGTAGGTGCCATTCCTTCCATCATGAACGTGCTCCTGGTGTGTCTAATATTCTGGCTGATCTTCAGTATCATGGGGGTCAACCTGTTTGCTGGAAAATTCTACCGCTGCATTAATACCACCACAGAAGAACTTTTGCCTCTTGAGATTGTGAACAACAAGAGCGACTGCATAGCACTAATGGACACTAATGAAACGCGATGGGTCAACGTCAAGGTCAACTACGACAACGTGGGCTTTGGTTACCTTTCCCTGCTACAAGTG GCCACATTTAAAGGCTGGATGGACATCATGTATGCTGCAGTGGATTCCAGAGAG GTGGAAGAACAGCCGTCGTATGAGattaacatttacatgtacCTGTATTttgtcatcttcatcatcttcggCTCTTTCTTCACCCTCAACCTCTTCATTGGTGTCATCATTGACAACTTCAATCAGCAAAAGCAAAAG TTAGGTGGAGAAGATCTGTTCATGACAGAGGAGCAGAAAAAGTACTACAATGCCATGAAAAAACTGGGTTCCAAGAAGCCTGTCAAACCCATACCTCGCCCCGCG AATATGATCCAGGGCATGGTGTTTGACCTCATCTCTCAGCAGTTCTTTGACATCTTTATCATGGTGTTGATTTGCCTCAACATGGTTACCATGATGGTTGAGACAGATGACCAAAGTGCAGAGAAAGAATATGTTCTCTATCAGATTAACCTCATCTTTATTGTTGTATTCACTGGGGAGTGCATCCTCAAAATGATTGCATTGAGACAATACTTCTTCACTGTGGGATGGAATGTGTTCGATTTCATTGTGGTCATCCTTTCTATAGCTG GTCTCATGCTGTCAGACATAATCGAGAAGTACTTTGTGTCGCCGACCCTGTTCCGCGTCATCCGTCTGGCTAGGATTGGCCGTGTGCTGCGTCTCATCAAAGGAGCAAAAGGCATCCGGACGCTTTTATTTGCTCTGATGATGTCACTCCCTGCCCTTTTCAACATCGGCCTGCTTCTCTTCCTCATCATGTTCATCTTCTCCATTTTTGGCATGTCTAACTTCGCCTACGTGAAAAAGGAGGCCGGAGTTGATGACATTTTTAACTTTGAGACCTTCGGGAATAGCATCCTCTGCCTATTTGAGATCACGACTTCAGCTGGTTGGGATGGGCTGCTGCTTCCTATGCTAAACAGCGGTCCTCCTGACTGTGATCCCAATATCGAAAACCCTGGAACATTGGTGAGGGGCAACTGCGGCAACCCAGGCATGGGCATCATGTTCTTCTGCAGTTACATTATCATGTCTTTCTTAGTGGTGGTGAACATGTACATTGCCATCATCCTGGAGAACTTCAATGTAGCACAGGAGGAGAGCAGTGACCTGCTATGTGAGGAAGACTTTGAGATGTTTAATGAAACTTGGGAAAGGTTTGACATAGAAGGGACGCAGTTTTTGGATTATGACCATGTCTTTGCCTTTGTTGATGCGCTGCAAGAACCCTTGCGTATTCACAAACCTAACAAGATCACACTGGTCAATATGGATCTGCCGGTTGTAATAGGAGACAAAATCCACTGTCTAGATATCCTGCTGGCCGTCACCCAACATGTGCTGGGAGACACTACTGAGATGGCAGCAATGAGGGTGAGCATTGAGGAAAAGTTCAAGATGAACAATCCGAGCCCTGCCTCCTTCGAGCCCATCGTCACCACTCTgaggagaaaggaggaggagCGGGCAGCCATCCGGATCCAACAGTCCTACCGTAAACATCTCCTCAAACGCTCTATCCGCCACGCGTCCTTCTTACATCGGTCCAAAAATAGAAATGTGAGGCGGCAGGAGGACGAGGAGGCGCCGGAGACAGAGGGTTTGATAGCACGCAAAATGAATGCCCTTTATGGAAGCAACGCAGAGCTGGCTATGGCTCTGGAGCTTAAGTCTAGGCCTATGCCAGTCAAACCCACTTCATCTAGTCTCATAGTACCAGTAAACTACCAGCGGGCCCAAGGCCGACAGAGAGTAGTACCGGTAGAAGTCACAAGTGAAGTAGTTCTCCGTTCTGCACCCACATTTATGCAGAACTCTTCGAGGCCAGAGGTGGCAGCAGCAAAAGAGTCAACAATATAA